Below is a genomic region from Aquila chrysaetos chrysaetos chromosome 13, bAquChr1.4, whole genome shotgun sequence.
GCTGTGCCGGGTGCTgccggtggtggtggtgggcgCGTGCCAGTGCCTGGTGCAGCGGTACGgggtgctgctggtggagggGGTGCTGGGGCGCCTGGCCCCCCGCCTGCTCTGTCGCCTGCTCCTCACCTGCGGCCCCGAGGACGGTTACGCCCCGTCGTCACCTCCCCGGCAGCCCCTcggggccgccgcggccccgccagCTGCTTGTGCCGGCACCGAGGTGAGCGGGGTGACCGGGTGGCCGTGGTGGCACTGGGTGGCAAGGGTGGGGGTGGCACCGCCGGGTGAGCTCCTGGGGATGtgcctgcggggggggggggggggccggtggTGGCACGGTCCCTGGGGACGTGACAGGGCACCCAAGGGCGTCACAGCCCTGAGGGTTGTGCTCCAGGGTGTCACAGACGCAAGGGGACATGCCAGGGACCCAAAGGGTGTCACAGCCCCCGGGGACAAGTCCTGGGGTGTCACAGCCCTTGGGAACAAGTCCTGGGGTGTCACAGCCCCCGGGGACACCCTCCAAGGTGTCACAGCCCCAAGGGATATGTCCCAGGGTGCGACAACCCCAAGGGACACCCTCCGGGGTGACACAGCCCCAGGGGACACGTCCCAGGGTGTCACAGCCCCGAGGGAGTGATACAACCCCTGGGGACACAGCAAGGTCCCCAAAAGGTGTCACACCCCCAGAGAAGGTGCCAGGGTCCCCAAGGGTGTCACAGCCCCCAGGGGACATGCTCAGGGGTGCCACCAGGTACAGGACCCCCCCGAGGTGGGGCACTGAGAGTGCCACAGCCCCAAGGGACGCACTGAGGACCTCATggccctggggagggggttCCCAGGAGTGTCCTCACCCTGGCGGTGGGTACCGGGGCACCCCTCTGACACCCATGTCCCCACCCTGAAGGACCTGGGACCGggccaccccctccccacgctGTCCCCAAACCCGGGACCCTGTGCCCTGGGCCCGACCTACTGGTGCTCCAGCCCCGAGGCCGCCCGCCGCTGCCAGGTGAGTTGGGGacaagggcggggggggggatgacgACGACAAAGGGGACAAAGATGGGGTCCTGGTGGCCGCCTTGCCCCCCAACTCACCCCGCTCTGTTCTCCCCCAGgccctgcagcactgccagcagcacgTCTGGGTGTAGAagtggggggggcacaaggagccACCTTGCCCTGTGTCTCTCAGCCCCAACCCCCAAATAAAGCTTGGATACcgccctgcctcagtttccccaatTTTTCTGGGTGTTTTGGGGTGCAGCAGGGGCCCTGTGAcagggtgcagggggggggCAGCTTTCTCGGAAAGCGGGCGGGTTTTCACACCTCCCAGAAGCTGTGAAAACCACGACGCCCCCCGCACCCAAAGAAGAGCAAAGGCGGAAAACGGTTACAAAAATACATGGGGTGGCCTTTAATcgggggcggggagggctgTGGGTGCCTCCGGGGGGGCTATGGGTGCTCTTaggggggctgtgggtgccccCGAGGGGGGAACGGGCACCCCCAGGGGAGGTTGCGGGTGTCCCCAAGGGGCTCAGGCGCCTTGTTGGTTCGTCTCGTCCTCCTCGCGCCGCTTCCAGATCTGCggcagaggagggaagagggggtCAAGGTGGGGCGAGGAGACAATTTGGGGGGGTGACAAGTGTCCCCCGGGACTCCCCCCCCGCTGTCACTGAAGCCCCTCACCTGGATGTACGCCTCCGAGAGGGTGATCATCTGCGGCAAGATGTCGGTCACCTGCAGGTCCTGCAGCTCGTACCACTTCCCGGTGCCCTGTGAGTGgatgggaggggacagaggtgACACCGCAGGGGGGTCACCACAATTGTCACACACTCCCCCACCAGGGACAAGGGACACTCACGTGGTGCAGCACGTGGATGCGGTAAGAGCCCTCGGAGGGTTTCCCGTCGTGCACGATGTTGGCAATGAGGTCGTAGGTAGTGTTGGTGTGTGCCGCCTGCACCTCCTCCGACAGGTACTCCCGCAGGTCCACGTTCCTGTGGGACACCCCCAGAGCAGCCAACACCCCTCAACTGGGCGTCACCAGCGCCCAAACCCCAGAGGAACCCCTACACCacccacaaccccccccccagatgcTCTCAGACCCCCTTGGATGCCTGCAAACCCCTCCTGGATGCTTCCAAACCCCTCCAGATACCTCCAAAACCCTCCTAGGTGCTTACAACTCTCCCCCAAATACTTACTAAGCCCCCCTAGATGCTTACTAACCCCTCCTAGGTGCTTACTAACCCCCTCCAGATGCTTACTACCCTCCCCCAGATGCTTACTAACTCCCTCCAGATGCTTACTAACTCCCCCCAGACGCTTTCAAACCCCCAACAGGGTGCAGGGAAAGGGAGATGGCGACCCCAAGCGCCCACCCAAGGGGTCTTCACCACTCACGTGATGGGGAAGTTGACGATGGTGGGGTTTTTCTCCACGAAGAAGTTGTTCTTCGTGAAGCGCTTGATGCAGAAGATGAGGTAGGGAGGCAGCTTGGTGAGCTGGAAGCGCTTGAGAAAGTTCTCCTTGTAGGTCTTGTACTCCTTCTCGGTGGCGCCGTTGAATTTGGCCAAGATGCTGAAGAGGGGGACCTGGGGGATGATGAGCTGCTCCTTCTCATCCTTGTAGAGCGGGGCGGTGGGAAGGTCCAACGTCAGGTACATGAAGGTGGATTCCACCATCATCTCCTGGTACTCGGTGTTCTGCAGAAGCTGCGCCTTCTCCTCGGCCGGCTGTGGGACACGGGGCTCAGAGGGGGGGGGCTTGCAGACCCCCATCGGGCCAAGAAACCCCCCGCTTTGCCCCTCCATGTACTCACCAGATCCGGGTGAGGCAGTTTTTTGGTGAAAATGCGCATGGAGCCCTGGAAGACATCGGTGACGATGGCTGCGGGGACAGAAGGACGTTGCGGGGGGGGCACCAGGGGTGACGAGCATCACCCGAGGGGGTGCCCCAAGGGCCTTCATTGCCCTCCGctcacttttcttcttcttcttcgtGCCGCCCAGGGCCGAGTGCAGCGCGTTCAAGAACCAGGAGAGGAAGTCCACCCCGTCGCCTACAAACCAGAGAGTAAATCAGAACCAGGGTCGGGGGGGGCCGGATCCAGCACCCCCCCCACCATCCCACCCTGTTCCTCACCTTGCTTGGTGATCTGGAAGTTCTTCTTGCTGCAGAGGACCACGGCCTGCAGCATCTCGTGGGGCGAGACATGCGCTTTGAAGTTCCGGGGGTTCCACAGCTTCCGCATCAGCTCCCCGAAGCGCTGCACCAGCAGGAACATGATGTCACCGGGCGGGCGCTGGATGCTCTTGTAGTTCTCCTCCTCcaaaaaataattcctcaaTGGTGGAACGTTGGATAAAGCCTGAGGGAGAGGAGTCAGGAAACAACCCCGCCAGCCCCAGgagtggggtttggggggttttcaCCCCAAAAATGAAGCCTGGagcccccccaaaccccggAGATACCTGGAGGACAGCGTTGGCGTAGTCGTTGGCTTTGATGTTGTTGAGCCCCACGATGCCGGGCAGGTACGTGGTGCCGTCGTATGCACGGGAGAGCTTGGCCTGCTTGTCCAGGTTGGTGATCTGCTGCGCAGTGAAGGTGGGCTTCAGCACGTACTGCACGAGAGAAACAGAGTCAGAAAACTGGGGGGGACATAAAGCTGAACCCACCCCCGGGGCAGCTTGGACCCCTCCCGCCGCACCGTGATGTCCTCCAGCGAGGAGTCGATGATCTCGTAGTTATCAGGGAGGCAGTAAAACTTGAGGGTGTGGAGGTTGAGGAAGACATGGTGGCTGAACTGGACGCTGTGGATGTAGGCGTGAGACTTCAGCCCGCGGCCtgtgggggagaggagggggtcagggcgggggggggggcctgagGTGGGGGCCTgagggggaggtggtggggtcAGCAGGAGCCTCGAGTCcccagggaggagagagggggaatGGAAAACCCAGGAGAAGATGGAGATGGGACAGAAGCCGTTCCCCACCCGCATCTGGAGACTGTTTCTGCCCACCCCAAGCGTCCCCGTGCCCGCCCCAAGCAGCACCCTGGTCCCTGGGTGTCCCCACGCCCCCCTCTCGGCAGCACCCCTGCACCTGGGTGTCCTCTGTGCCTCCCCCCAGTCCATGGATGTCCCCTCTGTCCCTGTCACAGCACCCTGGCCCCTGGGTGtgtcccccagcagcaccccagccccTGGGTATCCTTCGTGTCCCCCACCTCGCAGCACCCTGGCCCCTGggtgtcccctgtcccccccaccTCAGCAGCACCCCAACCCCTGAGTGTTCCCCATGcccttcccagcagcatcctggccCCTgggtgtccccatgtcccccctgACAGCACCCTGGTCCCCAGGCAGACCCCGTGTGTCCCCAGGCAGCACCCCGATccccgggagcggggggggcTCACCCTGGAAGTACTTCCCACAGACGAGGCAGGCGTAGACATTGATGTGGGACAGCGAGATGGAGCAGAGCTTCTCGAAATCAAAATCCAGGACACTCCTGGGACAGGGGTATAGCTGCAAGTGGGACCCACAGGGACAGGGGGACCCCCAGGACTCGGGGGGTAGCCCCCAGGGGAACCCCCAAAAAGCCTCGACCtgatccccacccccccaactCACTTGTTGATGGTGTCCAGGTAGGGGCAGTGCCGGCTGCGCTGGTCCTCGGGGTCGAAACGGCCATAGCGCACTGCGGGGGTGGCGGGGGAACGGGGGCTCGTTAGCAAAGGGGGGCTCAGTAATGAAGGGAGGGTCGTTAGTACCAGGGTGACGCCTCTCATCAGAGATGGAGCAaatgtcccccccaccccgaaaAGCCcccctggggctgagccccggTTCCCCTCCGCTGCCTGCCCCCCCTCCTCGCACCTGAGCCCGGGACCCCCAGAATCAGCCCCGGTGTCCCCCCGTACACCCCGGTGtgtgtccctccctcccccccccccccccccccccccccgtgtcgccccccccccccccgctctcccGGTCCCCACCGGTGGGTTCGGGCTCCGGATCGGAGTCACCATCAGGCTCACGCTCACGCTTGACCCGCACGGGGCCGGCGGGGGTAGCGGAGCCCCCCCAGGACCCGGTGCCCGGTTCCCGCTTGATACGGGCGGGATCCACCGGCAGCGGGAGGGCCAGGCCCGgctccgccgcctcccgccgcccgcggTCCCGctccgcctcccgccgcccccgggaACGCTCCGCCTCCCCCTCCCGGCGGCTCCGCGACGAGCCCCGcgatgaggaggaggaggaggaggaggaggacccgccgccgcccgggccccgcggggccgcccggGCCTCCCGCTCCCGCTTCCCGCGGCTCGACATCCCGCCCACTGCGCAGGCGCGGGGGCCGCAGTGCGCAGACGCGGAGGCGGCATGGCGCAGGCGCGGTGTGGAAGGGGCGGGGCCGGACCGCCCGTCTGTCCCGACAGCACATGCGCAGAAGGCGCGACCGCGGCCAACCGGcagggcggccgccgccgcttccTCGATACTGCGCATGTGCGGGGCCGCCGGGGCGGGCAACGCCTCTCCTGCGCCTGCGCAGTGTGGCGTGCCCCTCCCTTCGGTGGCGCATGCGCGCCGGGCCtgcggcggccggcggggcttTTAAAGGGACCGCGTCCCGTTACCGGCAGGGCAGCCCCGCCCGCGGCCTCCCCCTCCAGGCCGGCCCCGGTGGCGGCGGCTGATGGAGGCGGCCGCGGGCTGGCGCTGCCGGCCGGGTGGGCGGCTCGACATGAGCCACGGCTTCGTGCGGCACATCCGCCGCAACCAGATCGCCAGGTACCGCCACCGGCGGGGCCCTGAACCGGCCCGGGGCCTCCCGGGAACCTCCCAGCCCCGGCCCAGCGCGGCCCCGCGACCCCCTGTGACATCCCTGCCGTGTCCCCCCCGGTAACCCCCCTGGTGTCCCCCCGGTCTGCAGGGACGCGTACGAGCGGGCGGTGCGGCAggcgcgggggcgggcgcgggggcggcTCACcacgaccccccccccggccccgccgccccgacCAGCAGGTGTaccggccccgccggcccggtgagcggaggggggggggcacccaaGGGAGGAATGGGGGGCAcacaaggcggggggggggggcacacaaGAGGTGTTTTGGGagtgggggggacacacacaaaTTGGGGCGGGGGGACCTCAGGGTGGGCTGGGACATGagggggcacccaggggtggggggagggtaATGGGGCACCCCTGGTGGGGGTTa
It encodes:
- the USP39 gene encoding U4/U6.U5 tri-snRNP-associated protein 2 isoform X1, with the protein product MRSIEEAAAAALPVGRGRAFCACAVGTDGRSGPAPSTPRLRHAASASAHCGPRACAVGGMSSRGKREREARAAPRGPGGGGSSSSSSSSSSRGSSRSRREGEAERSRGRREAERDRGRREAAEPGLALPLPVDPARIKREPGTGSWGGSATPAGPVRVKREREPDGDSDPEPEPTVRYGRFDPEDQRSRHCPYLDTINKSVLDFDFEKLCSISLSHINVYACLVCGKYFQGRGLKSHAYIHSVQFSHHVFLNLHTLKFYCLPDNYEIIDSSLEDITYVLKPTFTAQQITNLDKQAKLSRAYDGTTYLPGIVGLNNIKANDYANAVLQALSNVPPLRNYFLEEENYKSIQRPPGDIMFLLVQRFGELMRKLWNPRNFKAHVSPHEMLQAVVLCSKKNFQITKQGDGVDFLSWFLNALHSALGGTKKKKKTIVTDVFQGSMRIFTKKLPHPDLPAEEKAQLLQNTEYQEMMVESTFMYLTLDLPTAPLYKDEKEQLIIPQVPLFSILAKFNGATEKEYKTYKENFLKRFQLTKLPPYLIFCIKRFTKNNFFVEKNPTIVNFPITNVDLREYLSEEVQAAHTNTTYDLIANIVHDGKPSEGSYRIHVLHHGTGKWYELQDLQVTDILPQMITLSEAYIQIWKRREEDETNQQGA
- the USP39 gene encoding U4/U6.U5 tri-snRNP-associated protein 2 isoform X2, with translation MPPPRLRTAAPAPAQWAGCRAAGSGSGRPGRPRGARAAAGPPPPPPPPHRGARRGAAGRGRRSVPGGGGRRSGTAGGGRRRSRAWPSRCRWIPPVSSGNRAPGPGGAPLPPPAPCGSSVSVSLMVTPIRSPNPPCAMAVSTPRTSAAGTAPTWTPSTSRGLKSHAYIHSVQFSHHVFLNLHTLKFYCLPDNYEIIDSSLEDITYVLKPTFTAQQITNLDKQAKLSRAYDGTTYLPGIVGLNNIKANDYANAVLQALSNVPPLRNYFLEEENYKSIQRPPGDIMFLLVQRFGELMRKLWNPRNFKAHVSPHEMLQAVVLCSKKNFQITKQGDGVDFLSWFLNALHSALGGTKKKKKTIVTDVFQGSMRIFTKKLPHPDLPAEEKAQLLQNTEYQEMMVESTFMYLTLDLPTAPLYKDEKEQLIIPQVPLFSILAKFNGATEKEYKTYKENFLKRFQLTKLPPYLIFCIKRFTKNNFFVEKNPTIVNFPITNVDLREYLSEEVQAAHTNTTYDLIANIVHDGKPSEGSYRIHVLHHGTGKWYELQDLQVTDILPQMITLSEAYIQIWKRREEDETNQQGA